The following proteins are co-located in the Drosophila nasuta strain 15112-1781.00 unplaced genomic scaffold, ASM2355853v1 ctg61_pilon, whole genome shotgun sequence genome:
- the LOC132798021 gene encoding uncharacterized protein LOC132798021, translating to MSGNKAGVVLNCRTCSRACKQYKSLQDEIEIGPEGSTTLAKMLNYCSSSSFEPQDGAAAHLPQHICMHCLQLLEQAFDFKRMVIDSDELLRFGL from the coding sequence ATGAGCGGCAACAAAGCGGGCGTGGTGCTTAATTGCCGCACATGTAGCCGGGCATGTAAACAATACAAATCGCTGCAGGATGAGATCGAGATTGGGCCAGAGGGCAGCACAACGCTGGCAAAGATGCTCAACTATTGCTCCAGCTCGTCGTTTGAGCCGCAAGATGGCGCCGCAGCACATTTGCCACAGCACATTTGCATGCattgtttgcaattgttgGAGCAAGCGTTCGATTTCAAGCGCATGGTCATCGATTCCGACGAACTTTTGCGTTTTGGCCTCTAG